TGTAAAGTGCTTGCATAATCTAgatatgttttcaaataaatttcattGTTGGAATTCATTGTTGCACAACAATAGTAATACAACACAATTATCCTtatcatataaacatacaaatgtaatatatgtttttgGACCTTACCGAGTCATCGTCTCGCTGGTACAATGTTTCTCGGCACGGAAAGTCGCTCCATCGATCCCGAGAGTCAAGCACGCGCAGCACGGGTTCTTGATAGTACTGCATCTCATCCTTCACGAACGGAATCGCTACAGTTATCTCATTCTTTAAAAGACAACAGAATGTCGAGTTATACACGTGCACAATTACAATAATAGTAGATAActgaatgaaaattaaagtttctCGAACAATGCCTTTGTGCCATAGATTATCATACGATATCTATATGATTACTCTCCAATGGCTGAGACATTCACCAGTACTTATATAGCAATATATAGTGTTGATATTTATCAggtattttatttataaatcatgCAACAtggtacagcacaaatgacgaaggaagactgATTTGGTGACTCGTGCCCTGACGCGGCCTCGAACTCGCGATTTAAGGcaccaatcgcctagccagaaatacccgcagcttataccactgcaccACATCCACGTTCTTTTTATCTATACATACGAAACTATGTTTCAGGTTTTTATTCTCGACACTTACATCGCCTTCGTCGCCGCCTTGAATCAGCCGGGGGTCTATATGAAGGATATTGCCGACGACATTTTCGTAGATGTTGACCGCTGAAGGAACATCAGCTGGGCAGACGAGAATACAGCGTGCTGGGTCCGGGCTATCTGTCTCCGTGTAAACTACACATCCAACCACCGAATCTCCCTTATAATCATCCACATGGAGACTGTTGTTCACAACAAACCAATTTTAATATAGAACCAATGAGGTGTGTATTTCAAcaattgtataaataaattgcaTGTTTTCTCTTCTAACAAAACCCCCattaacctacatgtacaatcaTACTTCTGGATATTGTTTCATCCTCTTGATATGAAATTACATAACCAACATATTTCTCAGTATTACATTTTTTGAAACATTtggtatacatacaatatctgCCAAGAACCAATAGATCATAACCAACGTtcacaatgaaaaataaaaactgatatattgacataacccataacaattttttttctcgcgAATCTTTATATGAAGCTGCGATGGTGTATACTCATCTTCTGATACCAATTCTGTTAAACATTACTGCTGTGTTACGGGACCTCGTTATTATTTTGCATCTTTGTTCGCTACTTTTGTGAGTCCGACACACAAAAAATAAGTAAACATGACAACAATAtacttacattacatcattCATGTTAGAGTAGGTGCTGGCCCAGTCCATGGAGGACGTGCTATCTGTaacagacatgttactgtaaatcaattatatttcGCGAACATTTTATTTAACACCGATCTAGAAATATCCTAAATTTCACCAATGATGAGCAATTGTAGTCATGGACTCTGCAAATGTTTTATATCAGTAATAGATAGTTAGGTCGCCATCCAAAGgtgttatttttgtataaataatcACGAAGGATTTGAATCCTGGAATGAATCTCCTGGCGTATTGACGCaaaaaaataaatcccacgcgtAATATGTAATTGATTTATAGTACTCAATTATATCCAATCAGCAAGAATATAAAAACTTTACGAATCTAGTAACAGCATTAAGTGGATAAAATGACATTGCGTCAAAAATATGAACACatgaataattttgttttatgtggaaagatttaaacaaatatgCTAGGTTATAAAGCTATTCAAAATTCATACTAATTGTAATATCGCTTAAATCGTTTCCAATAGAAGGATTTTCCCTTTCTGTTTGAGGATTGACCGTTAACTTTGGAGTGGTAACTGTATGATGAATATAGTTTGCCAATATTTCTTTACACCGGTAACTATCCTCAAAATTAACATGCTATCCTTAGTTTTCTGATTATGAAATCCCTGTCAGGGGTTACAGTCAACGGTCTAGAATGTggttttattacaataaaattgGCATTCAAATATCCTAAGTTTGGAATCTGATAATATTGTATGCCAATGTGTGTACTGAGCATGCGAACCTTTCCGTGAGAATGTTTCCTCGTCAGGTGTCTCGGCAGTTTGGTAACTCAGACGTGACGGTACTGTATCCCTGCACTCGTTGTGATTGTTCATAAGTAATGATCTTTCCGTCGACCTTTCAGCCGACAGCTCATATGTTTCACTTGTCGACTTCTCACATGTTTCCGCCGTCGTATTAGTTGGTTCTGTGCTTCTTCTTCCATTTCCCACATCGCTTTCCGTTCCTAAATCGAATTCTTCAACAGTTTTATCAAGTGCAACTTTTTCGTCGTCTGAATCCGCCATTTGCTCATTTTCTTCATCTTCACACGAGTCATTATTATGTCCTTCCGTGGTGTCGTTGTCCGAGTTCTCTGTGTCACCGTCCTGTCCTATGTCTGTGTTGGATAACTGGTGAACAGCTGTTATCTCATCTTGATCCTTGCTGCTGGAAGCGTCCGTCTCCACACAATTTTCAGTATTTTCATCTGTTTGTGTCGCCTCCATTTCTGACGACGAATTAACAGATTCGTCATTTTCATTAGCATCTGGTTTCTCCTCTGTCGCAGTTTCGTTTTCTGAGTTTGCACTTTCCCCTTTGTCCTCTTTGTCGTGTTCAGTAGGTGATGTTATCGAAATGCTTTTGTCTTTTTGTCGTTCTTTCACTACTGACGAGTCTGTTCTCACACAAGCTGCTACTACTTGTCGCATTAGCCGTAATTCTTTGTACACATCTTTCATGTTAAGTTTTTTCTGTCGCTGTTTAAGTTCTTGTTTGATATTTTCCTCCACTGACACATCTCCATTTGTCATTGTTGGATCAGTCTCATTCGATTGCACTAGATCTGACAATTTCCTGTCCAGTTTAGCCCGTCGATTCCATCGTTCCTTCATGTGATTGAGAGCCTCAGAAAGCTCTTTTTCGTGCGCCATATCACCCATATTATTGTACATATCCGTGCAAAATATTGCTCGTCTGCGATAGCGCCTCGCTTTGGAATGTTCCCATGTTTCCTCTATGTACTCTGTCTCTTTTTTGGTGGTTGTCTGTTCCGGTTCCAGTTCCTGTTCTGTTTCCGGTTCTGTGTATATCGTAGAATCAATGGACGACAGCTGTCTGTTATCTCCGTGACTTGAGCTTGATCCCGGTTGTGGATCTGCTAAACACAAagaatacacatatatatatatctgttacgTCTTAcggtttatttgaaaaatactcATATGGCGTATTTACTCTGATAAATAGTAGGCATGTATAAATTCAATTAACTGTAATGACTTGCTCTCGTTGGATAAAGTGGTAGAATGCAAGGAGTGTTAATATAAGACGTCACTGGAGTTTACATGGGAACCCAAAAGGAATATTAGCATTATATTAAGACGGGTTATACCATCATGTTGCTCTGGTTTGCTTCCATGGTTTGTAGAACGCTCCTTTGAACTCTTCACGTGGTTAACAGGTGTATTATGAACAGTGATATCCTTGGACTCCACAATAATaattttgttgtcatttatATTTGGCATATCAGTGTAGTTTTGCATTCGAGAGATGATGTTCCGGCCATGGTCGGCTTCAGTATCTTCAACGTCCTTCAACGATGATGGAGAATGCCTATCATTTTCAATTCTGGTACAGTTGTCGTCGGATTCCCCATTTTCTTTTACCAAAGCTTCAATTTCGATGTTTTGCTGCAGTTTCTCCTCACTATCATGGTGTGATGTAGGAGCGTCTCCTAGCTGTTGGCGATTCTCTGGGTCCGTCATTATAAAACGATGGCCGTCACACAGCGAATCAACGCAAACATTCACTGAAAAGAGCAATCAACAACGCATTGTAAAGCTATCAAAACCATAGGGGATACGTGCAGACTTAATTCGTTCAAGGTACAGGAAATAGGGGCCGGGATACTGCAGAACGAGATACCCAATGAATCAATCGGAAGACGACGTTACGACTCTAAACGACTCTAAATATGTGTGCAcattataatttgatgattatgttataattaatttttctttgttttcatggtaaatactcaaatgtgattggtcgaaaaattcttttcattcttctatgaaagaaattccgagaatggcgcgaaaaaaccagtaaatacaaattttgtttgcaagcgtagcggattcttacagaagtttgcgaacaaaatttgtttcataccccgatgaaactaaaaaaaaaatggcatcattaaatgaataaaatgaacAATCTGTGCCTAGACTTGATGTTATTTAGCATAACTTTTCCCTCTCATTTCAGAGTTGGGGTCGCTAATTACGATGAACATGCGCTATTTCTTATCTTATATGACGAGTACCATGTTTAtagtataaattatatatgtgtatgaataTACTCATTACTGACTTATAATCTGCTCTGTAATTGAATGCAGGCATACATTGCATATTTCActtatgaaaatattgtaatTTCCTGTGGCAATGACAATAGAAAAGGTATATATTCTAATTCATTGATAATTGAAATACAAATCAATACATACATATCATAATTAGAAATAAAGTTTTTCTCCGTTGATTGTGTCGACAATGGTGCCATAATCTCCTTTGATTGACACATCTTTTCTATTATGAAAGTGTATATCCTGTATTTACTGTGACACGAGTAGTCACACTGATATCACCAACACCAGTTTGTATTTACTGTGACACGAAAGGTCACActgatatcaccaatatcaGTTTGTATTTACTGTGACACGAGTCATCACACTGATATCACCAGTTTGTATTTACTGTGACACGAGTCATCACactgatatcaccaataccagtTTGTATTTACTATGACACGAGTCATCACactgatatcaccaataccagtTTGTATTTACTGTGACACGAGTCGTCACactgatatcaccaataccagtTTGTATTTACTATGACACGAGTCATCACACTGATATCACCAACACCAGTTTGTATTTACTGTGACACGAAAGGTCACactgatatcaccaataccagtTTGTATTTACTGTGACACGAGTCATCACactgatatcaccaataccagtTTGTATTTACTGTGACACGAGTCATCACACTGATATCACCAACACCAGTTTGTATTTACTGTGACACGAGTCATCACACTGATATCACCAACACCAGTTTGTATTTACTGTGACACGAGTCATCACACTGATATCACCAACACCAGTTTGTATTTACTGTGACACGAGTCATCACACTGATATCACCAACACCAGTTTGTATTTACTGTGACACGAGTCATCACActgatatcaccaatatcaGTTTGTATTTACTGTGACACGAAAGGTCACactgatatcaccaataccagtTTGTATTTACTGTGACACGAGTCATCACActgatatcaccaatatcaGTTTGTATTTACTGTGACGCGAGTCGTCACACTGATATCACCAGTTTGTATTTACTGTGACACGAGTCATCACactgatatcaccaataccagtTTGTATTTACTGTGACACGAGTCATCACactgatatcaccaataccagtTTGTATTTACTGTGACACGAGTCGTCACActgatatcaccaatatcaGTTTGTATTTACTGTGACACGAGTCATCACACTGATATCACTAGTTTGTATTTACTGTGACACGAGTCATCACactgatatcaccaataccagtTTGTATTTACTGTGACACGAGTCATCACactgatatcaccaataccagtTTGTATTTACTGTGACACGAGTCATCACactgatatcaccaataccagtTTGTATTTACTGTGACACGAGTCATCACactgatatcaccaataccagtTTGTATTTACTGTGACACGAGTCATCACactgatatcaccaataccagtTTGTATTTACTGTGACACGAGTCATCACACTGATATCACCAATATCTGAAACGATCGGCTTAAATACATTATCATTCGATCTACCCTCATGGCGACAATTAAGATCAATCCAGATTCAGGGTCATTTAACATTTCCAAAGAAACAATTAAAAAGaataatataatttcaatttaataTAAGTTATACTGACTCTGCGTAACGTAATTTAATggtgaaaaaaatcaatttttcagtgaagaaaaaaaaagaaataaagcaAAGAAGTAAAAAATACAGCTATAATTGTAAGTATTTTAACCAGAATAAGAAGACTTCCGATGTTTCCCATTTCCCATTTTTTAGTACTTGCTGTGACTTTCGTGTCCTGTTttgtaggtatatatttgttgtgACATTCTTGTTTCTGTTTTGTAGGTATATCTTTTTTGTGACGTTTTTCCTGTTTTGTatgtagatatttgttgtgACGATCGTGTTCCTGTTTAGTAGGTagatatttgttttgacattcgTGTTTCTGTTttgtaggtatatatttgttatgATGTTCGTGTTCCTGTTttgtaggtatatatttgtaGTGACGTTCGTGTTCCTTTTTTGTAGgtacatactgtatgtatatattcgTTATGACATTCGTGTTCCTGTTttgtaggtatatatttgtaGTGACGttcgtgtttttgttttgtaggtatatatttgtaGTGACGTTCGTGTTCCTTTTTTGTAGGTACATACTGTatgtagatatttgttgtgAGGTTCCTGTTCctgttatgtaggtatatattatTTGTGTGATGTTCATGTCCCTATATAATATCTCACAACTATCTTATGTATATTTCATCGAATAGAACGTCACCTATATAACCACCAGAAAGACTTTCCTATtcataataacaataaaatttacCTAGCATCACAGatttaaaattctaaaatattcaatttattcattattGTTCTATATTCTATTTGAAATTCTTTACCTAATGCAAACGAGATGAAAATACTAGCGGTTGATAATAAATTGGTTACTCCTAGAAACAATCGATATGTTATGTTGTGGTGTTTAATGTGGCCTTCAGTGTTTTAAGCCCTTGATGTTTcagttttacatttttcatttaaaatgatgTCATTGATTGTTGTCGCAGCTTACATTTTACCTTGACAGCTTGTACAGTCATATGTTTATATTACGTCTGTAATTGTATTTGTCTGATACATAAGTCATTCCAATCcaaatacattttgtagttaGAATTTAACAATCTGCGATCATTTTTAAACCCGTTACCAATTTTGACCTATTCGGAAGATTGAAAATACAAGGAAGTTTTGTTAAGTACACTCATTTAAAAGAGGTCGAGGTACAAAACATGAAATTGAGATGTTGTCATTACGTAAGGTGGTTTACAATATTCaaacatataaacattttttagCTGTTTAACAAAAAAACCGACCCATCTGTCAACAATGAAACTAGAGTACCTTTAATTAATTCAGGTTGGTAGGCTATTTGTTTTAATCTACATACATCTACCGGTTCACAGAAACGCTAAAGTcaaaatgtttatacattataatgACAGTGTT
The window above is part of the Pecten maximus chromosome 2, xPecMax1.1, whole genome shotgun sequence genome. Proteins encoded here:
- the LOC117322117 gene encoding uncharacterized protein LOC117322117, translating into MTDPENRQQLGDAPTSHHDSEEKLQQNIEIEALVKENGESDDNCTRIENDRHSPSSLKDVEDTEADHGRNIISRMQNYTDMPNINDNKIIIVESKDITVHNTPVNHVKSSKERSTNHGSKPEQHDDPQPGSSSSHGDNRQLSSIDSTIYTEPETEQELEPEQTTTKKETEYIEETWEHSKARRYRRRAIFCTDMYNNMGDMAHEKELSEALNHMKERWNRRAKLDRKLSDLVQSNETDPTMTNGDVSVEENIKQELKQRQKKLNMKDVYKELRLMRQVVAACVRTDSSVVKERQKDKSISITSPTEHDKEDKGESANSENETATEEKPDANENDESVNSSSEMEATQTDENTENCVETDASSSKDQDEITAVHQLSNTDIGQDGDTENSDNDTTEGHNNDSCEDEENEQMADSDDEKVALDKTVEEFDLGTESDVGNGRRSTEPTNTTAETCEKSTSETYELSAERSTERSLLMNNHNECRDTVPSRLSYQTAETPDEETFSRKDSTSSMDWASTYSNMNDVILHVDDYKGDSVVGCVVYTETDSPDPARCILVCPADVPSAVNIYENVVGNILHIDPRLIQGGDEGDNEITVAIPFVKDEMQYYQEPVLRVLDSRDRWSDFPCRETLYQRDDDSNLFVLMAKFTGPTTCVVVAMPIVDDIVFTDRMTRFHSTVDSEIILTCPVSARINSKNVHVELKVLPVVPSILEETKSSFDTDRQKLYNAGAIVTLKFYDDHPQTIYMHLPCARPPVPSRPMTGSKRVSSCLGTPDSGYRSTSRGGQMSRKGSTFGKFVEPSQEKECHLIRFASCMATKVKTLTSDDVTVDDQAVFSVHEKSSTSVVLEVTEELPSKVIQDIVPRLLTNIEYQNVQICLAHNKKCLNELALSCDRAKNVNSRQMMRLEAENVVRTKAVKLKEGDTLCLCFRGNISSISKHRTIFRYYGIHGIHTAWTIDVVDRYCQRSLSSFCGFLQMFVWKSKQPFDCQRIDLDNKSLWNLVTEMPISLPKTVLKFSTKLVRAPVTVRTEGTITPEFLENLALAIGEGWLSLANCLNIDHPRIQSIKQQHKGKHKELARDILMTWFKRSLFVKEKTSALIMALRNCGRDDLADALRDSSKRYRREQARHTRDNKMETVILSVCKSSQVVSRWKDIASMLDMDESEIQTINAENTDEVSKCRGMLSLWKQKQNGYGIRKLVKCLKHLGLDHIADHLTSMMTKTPS